Genomic segment of Salvia hispanica cultivar TCC Black 2014 chromosome 2, UniMelb_Shisp_WGS_1.0, whole genome shotgun sequence:
ttgatttttggggGCTGTGTTTTGAGCTTGAGTTGctcaatttagaaaaaaatttcaatgtaCTAGAATTTGACTTAGCACACTGAAAAGTGATGAGAATTTACACTTTTAGTAGAGTAGATTGTGAGTTTGTGATGTGATTCTTAATTGAAACTGAGAAATTGTTTGTTGCACATGTATGCGATGACGCAGGGGATTAGCTATGCAAAGTTGGCGAATCTTCCACCCATAATCGGACTCTGTGAgtgtaaaaaaatcatttttttactgTTTTCGTCTTTGAAAGCATCTGATCCATGATATGTTGATGCATGCAGATTCAAGTTTTGTACCTCCATTGATATACTCTGTTCTCGGGAGTTCTAGGCATCTCGCGGTGGGCCCTGTCTCGATTGCGTCCCTTGTAATGGGGACAATGCTCCACGAAGCTGCCTCCGCGGAAGAGCAACCGGCTCTCTACCTTCAACTAGCTTTCACAGCAACGTTCTTCGCGGGGCTGTTCCAGGCTTCTTTAGGCTTTCTAAGGTTGAAAATCTTCTTCACCTGCAATAATTCGAGCATTAGTTTCAATGATTTGAGAGGTTTtcttgcaaaaatgatgatgttgtGCATTGGTCAAGAGTTGAGAGTTTTTTGTCccaaattttttctaaaatttgaaaaaatttcagTAGTTTGTTATGATTTATTGCAAGAATGATGATACTGTAGCATTGGTTAAGGCTCAACAGTGTGTTTCtgtctcaattttttttgaaaactctGTGTTTGACAGATTGATTAACTGTGTGGTATGCAGATTAGGATTTGTCATCGACTTTTTGTCAAAGGCAACTCTAGTCGGATTTATGGCTGGTGCTGCAGTCATTGTTGCGTTGCAACAGCTAAAAGGCCTCCTTGGGATAAGTCATTTCACGAGCAAGATGCAAATGAACGCAGTTTTATCTTCTGTCTTTACTCATAAAGATGAGGTAGAATCTCTAATTTCTTTAGAACAATACtatcatttcaaaactatGGTTTCATGTTCTAATGTTTACAATGCCGGCTTCCTTCATCTTCAAAGTTGGCTACTAATTTTCCTCTGAAATATTATACCAAAAGATATAGCCAAGGTTATTGATCCAAAACTACATAAACCCTGTTGAATTACTATATGTTTTCTGTTTATCTCTAGTTTTATACTTAATTTAGAGAATGCTAAACTATTGAGTTACTTCACCTCTGCAGTGGTCATGGCAGACAGTAGTCATGGGAGTCTGTTTTCTGATTGTATTACTTATCACCAGGCATATTGTAAGTATTTTAATATCTTCTTCGTGTGTTATTTCTCTGAGTTGTGTCACTTGTTTCGTTGATGATGTTAACTACGAATGCAGAGCATGAGAAATCCGAAACTGTTTTGGATTTCAGCAGCTGCACCATTAACATCAGTTATTCTGTCTACTGCTCTAGTAGCATGCCTCAAATCAAAGCTTCCTGACATCCAAACTGTAAGAAAATAAGTCAGTTTCTCCCATAAATGATGAGACTGTTAATATTTATACATCTTATGtgggaaaaaaaatccaaatctACAGATAGGGAAATTGCCCAGGGGTGTAAATCCGCCATCAGCCAACATGTTGTTCTTCAGCGGGCGTTATATAGGCCTAGCGATCAAAACTGGTCTCATCACTGGCATACTTTCTCTAACAGTAagttctctctacttttccagTCAATGTCGCGTCTTAAACCATGTAACATAGTGAAATTagtgatttttttcttcttgtgtAGGAAGGGATTGCAGTCGGAAGGACATTTGCAACGCTAAAAAACTACCAAGTCGACGGGAACAAAGAGATGATGGCCATTGGCCTAATGAACATGTCTGGTTCTTGCGCTTCATGTTATGTCACCACAGGTAGCATTATTTATTCGCATTCTTTTAACACGACCACAACACAAACTAGATAATGTTTGAGATTTTGTCTTTCAGGATCATTTTCGCGGTCAGCAGTGAACTACAATGCTGGAGCACAGACTGTGGTGTCGAACATTGTGATGGCTGCAACTGTGCTGATAACTCTGCTGTTTCTGATGCCACTGTTTCGTTACACCCCGAACCTGATCCTTGCAGCAATCATCATAACTGCTGTGATTGGCCTAATTGACTACAAAGGCGCCTATGAGCTTTGGAAAGTAGACAAACTTGATTTCTTGGCTGCAATGTGCTCATTTGTCGGAGTTCTGTTCATCTCAGTGCCTCTTGGCCTTGCTATAGCAGTATGTTCTTGTTTCTGATCTTCTCGATGAAACCACACGTTATTGTTGAAAGAAGCTACTTATCTCATTCAcgtttgacatgaattataggTTGGGATATCAGTGTTCAAGATTCTGCTACATGTCACTAGGCCTAACACCGTGCCTTTAGGCAACATTCCAGGGACTCGAGTGTATCAGAGCCTCAACAGATACAAAGAGGCCGTGAGGATCCCGTCATTTTTCATCCTCGCAGTGGAAGCGCCTATTTACTTTGCGAATTCTACCTACTTGCAAGAACGGTCAGTATATAGCCCATTGTCTAGTAGCTAGGTTGCCTTATATTCGAAGGGTGGGGGCGTAATACCATAAGGTCTTCTGTTCCTAAACTACTGCAGGATTTTGAGATGGATTCGTGAAGAGGAAGAATGGCTGGCATCACACAGCAGCAACAACTTGAAATGTGTGATTCTTGATATGACCGGTAAGAGTCACAACACAATAACATGTCCATAACTTTATGTTTTGATATCTCGCTgcattttatgattatttgcTAGTAAACACACGAACTTTTGCTCAATGGCTCCTCGTATTCGTCTTTTGATCAGCCGTGACAGGAATAGACACGAGTGGTATTGATCTGATCACAGAGCTCCGGAGGGTACTCAATCAACGATCACTCAAAGTAAGCATTCTATTCATATGTCACACTTGTATTTTTACATCTCATGTTTCACTATCACCATAAAACTCCAATTTTATCCAAAACATGATTGTGCAGCTCGTGCTGGTGAACCCGGTCGGAAGTGTGATGGAGAAACTGCACCTTTCCAATATCTTGGACTCGCTCGGGTTGGAAGGGCTCTATTTAACGGTCGGGGAAGCAGTTGCTGACATTTCTTCTTCATGGAAGGCTCAACCTTGAAAAATGATCACTGTTAAAATCTGTGTTTGTTTCAGTAACATATATCGCTTGTAATTATATTGCAGAATGCAATATATTGAATGAAATGCGAGTTCAGTATGAAGCTGTGAAATATCTAGAACCTATTTACCTACCTATTTAAAAGAGCATGGTTTTATTACATCCATCAATAGGCTTTGTGTTCGATTTCAGTTATATGGTTAAGCTTAAATCAGGATGCATACACCCATTTGTTTCACATAGAAAATAAGTTAAATCAAAAtcgttaattaaattttttatcacaTTAAAGGTATTAGTTCTctaattaaaaggaaaatatataaacaaatgcaaaaaattctCTGGCATAGTAAACCAAATTGATTAAGAATATTTGTTATTTAGCTTTAACATCTGTAAAATATTTGAGTATTTTATTgacaatattttatgaaatttcatttttgatcgaagatttacaatatttttttattgaaatattgtccTATAAAGGtttctacttgggatattattattttactggAGGTATAGTGTTAAAAATAGAGTTAGACAGcattatttttccatatattgatatttaattaagaaaataagtaaagctaactttaataatatagcagtatataattaaattaaatattaatgtgtAATTTAGTGGATTTAAAGAAATGCACGcaactttcaattttgataTGTTTGTCCCTTCTTATAAGTCAATTTGTATTtcaagattgaaaaaaaatatataccacATCGGACATCGGTGATGGATGAAAGAGGACTTGACCACAATctttataaatattgtagttgCTCGTTTCATTCAGCACATATTCAATGGGTTTGGGTACCTGCAACTGTGGGTTCGGGATACTCGTTGAATAATATAGGTAAAGATTGACTAGTTTAATATTGTGTTTTTTGTGTTCGTGTACTTACAAAATTGGGTGTGGGTACCCGAATACCTGTTTTGACACCcctgattaaattaaatatatgatgCAAAAATACagatttatgtatttttgtttttgctaattgataataataagataattTT
This window contains:
- the LOC125208182 gene encoding probable sulfate transporter 3.4; translated protein: MAINSTSVAANPSNTTPMSEQGVLEVRLPPPMTTAKKLRHRLLEIFFPDDPLHKFKDQSPSRKFILGLQFFLPILQWAPHYTLKLLKSDVVSGLTIASLAIPQGISYAKLANLPPIIGLYSSFVPPLIYSVLGSSRHLAVGPVSIASLVMGTMLHEAASAEEQPALYLQLAFTATFFAGLFQASLGFLRLGFVIDFLSKATLVGFMAGAAVIVALQQLKGLLGISHFTSKMQMNAVLSSVFTHKDEWSWQTVVMGVCFLIVLLITRHISMRNPKLFWISAAAPLTSVILSTALVACLKSKLPDIQTIGKLPRGVNPPSANMLFFSGRYIGLAIKTGLITGILSLTEGIAVGRTFATLKNYQVDGNKEMMAIGLMNMSGSCASCYVTTGSFSRSAVNYNAGAQTVVSNIVMAATVLITLLFLMPLFRYTPNLILAAIIITAVIGLIDYKGAYELWKVDKLDFLAAMCSFVGVLFISVPLGLAIAVGISVFKILLHVTRPNTVPLGNIPGTRVYQSLNRYKEAVRIPSFFILAVEAPIYFANSTYLQERILRWIREEEEWLASHSSNNLKCVILDMTAVTGIDTSGIDLITELRRVLNQRSLKLVLVNPVGSVMEKLHLSNILDSLGLEGLYLTVGEAVADISSSWKAQP